A segment of the Hippopotamus amphibius kiboko isolate mHipAmp2 chromosome 8, mHipAmp2.hap2, whole genome shotgun sequence genome:
AAAACCGTGGGGCTCAGGGAGCAGGGAGTGACTGACCACTCATTTCCCAGCTCTGCTGCAGACCCTGAGGAGGACCAGGTGTGGGACCTGCAGTGGGATTCCCGCTGGGACCACTGGTGTGGGAGGCGGAGCAGAGGAGCGAGCAGGAGTGCGGAGGAGGAGTGCTCAGCCGTGCACAGTCACCTGGACTCTGTGCTTGGGCTCCCCTCCACTTAGACGGGGGCAGGAGGTGCGGCACCCAGCCCACAGGGACGCTGGGAGGAAAGGAGCCTCTTCTCCCTGCACTGAGCGCTCAGGAAAGGGGGTACTGGCTACTCCCTCAAGAGACTGGGTGGCCCCTGCTTTGGGCCAGAATTCCCACTGCCAAGTGGTTTGGAGGCGGCGGTGGTGtctgcgtgcggctcctcccccaggCCTGCACGGCCTTCCCTGGAATGTTCCGTGGCTGGCTCACACCAAGCTCCTCCCAGGAACAGACCCTACACTTGAGCCCTTACAACCCTCACTGGCGGCTGCCAGACAGGACTTCAGGAGCTTCTGAGTGAGCGATGGGCACATCTGCCTCTGGCCACCAAGGAGGGCCAAGCACAGGACTGTGCCCAGGGGCATCTCGGTCAGAGTGGACGTGTCTGCCAGGAGACTCAGCAGGCGTCCTACCGCCCTGCTGCATCTCGGTGAGCGCCTGCTGGGGGCCTTTTGTCTGGGAGATGCTGGGGAGACCAGGTCACAGCGTTGCTGCCCTGGCTCTTAGGGTTCCacgaggtggggggcgggggaggagggaggcgccCAAACGTGGACACCCAGACCCAAAGGCAACAAGTGCTGCAGGAGCCACGGGgactccaggaagtcctcccggAGGGAACAGCGGGACCCACGCCGCCAGGGACGGAAGAGGCCCGGCACCTACAAAGACTAGTGACCGGGCGTGAAGGCTGGAGCACAGGGGCCCGCAGGGTGGCCTGGGACGGCCAGTGAGGGGCCTTGAGTGCCAGGGCaagagcagggaaggaggggaagaggccCGGGACGCCCCTGAAGCTCCTGCACGCGGCCCCGCATCTCCGCCCCAGAACTGTAAGTGTTTGAGGAGAAGGTCTGTGTTGACCCGGAGTACCAGTGGACCCACAGCGAAGTGACTCTGCCACTTCAGGAGACACCGGACGGCCGGGCGCACACGGGGGCACCAGGAGGAGAGTTTCATAAAGGGCTGTTTAAAGCGGTGGGCGCACAAGAGACGGTGGTCCCGGCCCAGGGTGCATTACTGCCCCCCAGTCCTGGGgcctggagggctggggagggagctgggagggcaCCAGCCCACCCGCCCAGGCTCGCCCATCCTGAAGCTGTCTGTTGGGTGCCCCAAACCTGGTCCTGGTGCACCCCGAGGCAGCCTGCCCCCCAAGATTGGGTCTGGTGGGTCAGCCCATAAAAGGCCCCGCAAAGCTTCTTTGGGGAATCCCAAGTGTGCAAAGCTATGACTATGAGGACAGTCactttagtaagaaaaaaaaaaaaagctaaaagctGGACACAAGCCAGCTGTCCCACAGCCAGGCGGGGGAACGGACGCTGGCCCAGCTGCACCAAGGCAAACCTGCCGCTGCTAGAGGGACACGCGGGCTTCGCTCCGGCAGGGCCTCGGAATGCGGGCTGCCCTGTGGGTGCAGGGAGAGGTCCCTCTGGTTTAACAGCAAACCAGGCGCCAAGGTCATGGCTGGGCTGTGTAGGAACAGGAGCCCTACCCGCTGCAGACGAGGCTCACGTCCGGGGCGCAGGGGCTGCGACTCGGCAGGCAGAAGTCCGTGCTGTCTCGTTTCACAATAAGATGCTGCGTCCCCCAGCTGCTCTCTGGCAGTCGCCGCAAGCTGCTGGGCACTCGCCGGGCACCTGTGGTGTGCCCGACACTTCTGGGGGCACCAGGAGACGGCGCTGACCACCCGGATGCCTGAGAAATGCTCACCATCTATGAGGAGGCGGGAGGCCAGACGTGCCACCTGCCTACGGCCgtggagggcggggtggggggcacacacccagggcaggtgggggctCAGCAGCCCCCACGGAGAGCAGCACGAGGGCATGGAGCGGGCGGGCGCGCCGGgcgggagctggggagggaggcctgggCGCTCCTGCCTGATCTGGGTCGCAGGAGGGGCAGTGGAGACGGGGCGCCTGCGCGCCAAGTGCTGGAGGGCCTCCGATGTTCTCCAGACACGCAGCCATCACGAGGGTCCCCTGAGGCCTGCAGCGTCTCGTTCCCGGGGCCCTTCCTCTgcaggcgggggggagggggagcaacAGTGGGCCTGGGTGACGGCTGCCGGGGGTGGGGCCCTGCTCAAGGGACACAGCAGCGagtggcctggggtggggtgggcgggcggCTGGGCCGTCTTCCTGCGGCACGGCCGGGGAAACGCATCGTCCAGGACGGGGCTCGAGGGGCCTGTTCTGCCCGTGCTCGGCCCCTGACCTGGGGGCAGGACCCCACGGATCATGAAGGGGCCAGAGGCAGCCCCTCggccagagaggggcagggctgCCCAGGGACCTGCGCGTCTGTGGCGGAGGCGCCGTGGACAGTGAGGCCCGGGGCTGCGAGGCCCAGAACGGCCAGTCCTGTGGTGGCTGAGAAGTCCGTGcaggggtggcagctgggctctcCCTCAGGCGCTGACGGCGGCAAGGCCCGCTCGCCTGGACCCCTGAGACGAGGAGGGCGCTGAGGCTGACCCAGGGACGTGGGGGAGGGGCCTGAGGGCACGCGGACTGTGCCCAGGGCGAGGGCCGAGGGCCCGGGGGCACGTGTCTGTGCCCGTGGTCCTGAGCTTCCCGGCCGGGAGGGCTGTGGGTGACTCTGTAGGTACGACGGGCCTTCCAGATGACTGGCTGGGTGGCGTGGGACCCTgggcggccaggggtgggggccTTCCCTGGCTCTGGACCCGCCAAAGAGAAGAGGCAGAGGCCCGGGCTCAGCACCGCGGGTGTGCCAGGCTCCGCTCCAGGTCACGGGAGGCACCGCTCACACGTGTGCGTGCAGGGCAGGCCTCTGACGCAGGCTCAGCTAACAGCAACCCAGGCTGGAGGCCCTCTTGCTGTCCTGGGTCTCAGGTGGCTGTCCCTCCATCCCTGTAACGAGGGGAGACGTCACCTGGCATCAACCAAGCACCTGcagctggtgggggagggcatctgggctggcaggcgggcagggaggctgcaggccGGAGGTcagaggggcaggggcagcccGGAGCGGAGAGCAGAGGGTGACAGGCCAAGGGAATggctgagccctgggccggggggTGGCGGGAGCGGATTTCGGGCGGTGGGCCTCTCCCCAGCCCGGCCCGTCACCCGCACGTACGGACGAGGTCCCCGTCGCCGACCTGCAGCCGGGCGCTGCTCCTCCGCTCCAGGTCCTGCAGCACCGAGAGCTCGAAGGCCAGGGCGGCCACGCGGCTGAAAAACGGCTTCACGTTCTCCCCTGTGGGCATGGGACAGCCATGATCCCAGCCACCCCGCCCCTGCCCGCGGACTCACTGAGCGGGGAGCCGGCAGTGCGGGAGCCAGGACAGACCCCTCTGTGCAGGGGCCGAGCTCCCCCCGCGGCTAGCTGCCCTGGCCGCTCCTGAACATCTCTGAGCTTGGTTTCCCAGCATGTTCTCCTCCAGGCACTGGGCCATGCTGAGATCAGAAGTGGGCCTGCTTCCCTGTAAGCTTTGAGCACCTGTCCAGTGGGCGGCTGTGAGGATGAGAGCCACTGGCCCCCGGGTGGAGAAGGCCTTCTTTTGTGTCTCCTCCTGCAGGAGGATGCGGCCACTCACCTGGGCACAGGGTCGGGTCCAGCCCCTGACACACACACTGCCCTTGTGCAGTTAACAACCTATATCACCACACAGGGCAGTCCTGCTTGGCCCATAGAGAGCTCTCAGCGAATGTACTGTTATTCCAACTAGAGGGCAGGTTTTCACAGGCTCGGGGCGCCGTCAGAAAGGAGCAGAGGGACCCGGGCATAAGAGCTGCCACCTTTGTGTTTGTGTTGGGCCAGAGGTGGTGCTTCCACCTGCAGTcctgctgcctcacccaatcccTGGGCAGGTGTCCACACTGGCCCCTCACCAGGGGTAAGGACTCCTGGCTGTAGCTCCCGAGTGCCCACAGCCTTgggcctactctgtgccaggcactgcaggtTGTTTCATTTCATGCCCCCAATAGCCTGTTTTCAAAGCCTGTTCTTTGcttctctgcattttcttctttttcctccgtGAATCATATGGCTTTTaccatttaaaacatgtttttccattaaaaataaggtGCGATGGACAGCATCACCCCACCTCCTGGATGagaaggctggggcaggggtgagcAGGGCcccagggtgagggtgagggtgcaCGCGGCTCAGGGCCCAGGGGCCCAGCGAGGCCAGGGCAGACCgggtggggtgtgggggcggGCTGAGGGGCCGCGAGGGGTGTTTCATTTCCTTCTGGGATGACACATGGGGACGGGAGGGACCCCCAGTCACTGGGCCCTTCTGTGCGTCCGGCGGCGCCTCCCGCCTGCATCGGGTCGCGCCAGGATCATGCTGTGGTTACAGGagaggctgtgttcccaccccagccccgccgctgcctccctgccaccctGGACGTGACCTCCCAGGGACAGGAGCGCGTGCGGGTCTCACTGGAGAACACAGGTGTTCCATCCCCCCCATCCAGGGCAGGGCCCCCACCCCAATCACCACGACGGCAGCCCCGTGCCCACTCACCGGTCTTGGCCGACACGGACCAGTACTCAGCCTGCATCTCGTTGGCCAGGCGCACAGCCTCGGCCTCCGCCTGCCGGCACGCGGCCCCTGACTGGGAGAAGTGGCCCTGCTGACCCAGCTCCCTGGGCCTCTGGCGGGGACGCCCAGGGTGGGCGCCTGCCTGGCGGTGAGCCGGTGCTCCGGGGTGAGTCTGAGCGCCAGCGTCCCCCTCTGACGGGATGAGCACCGGGAACCCGAGGGCCCCTCCTGTCGTCCCGGCCTGGGGTCTGAGAGTTCCCACCTAGGCAGGCCCGAGCCCCGCCCCGCTCCACAGGCCCCAGCTGCAGGAGACCCACTTCCCGCCGGCCCTGCCcgctccacccaccagaaggTCCTTCTTGGTGCCCACGAGGAACAGGACGCAGGCGCCGGGCTCGTTCTCCCTCAGCACGTCCTCCAGCCACTGCCTGGAACGAGGGGCACCGGCTGAGACGCACACCCCTCCCCCGGGAGCCCGAGGAAGGCCGGCATGGGGTGCAGCCCGGCTCCTCCCAGGGCACGCGGGAGCCGTCAGGGGAGCCGAAGGCCCCATCCCGGCCGCGGCTCTGCCTGGCCCTGGGTGAGTCCTGCGCTGTCACCGACTGGAGTGACCAGCCCGGCCTCCGTCACAGGGCTGGAGATGTGGCTGGGAAGTGAGGTGAGGGGCTCTGGTCCATCCGCTGACGACCTCCGGCTCCTGCCCAGATCCCTGCCTGAGACGGCAGGTGCCCCGCGGTGTCCCCGCAGACGGGGCCCGGGCCAGGCGAGGATGCCAGGGACCTCGAGGGACAGAAAGGCAGCCGGACGGCCGTGGGCGGCTGGTGCTGACGGGCGAGCCTGGTCACGCGCACCCACTGCCGGGGGCCCAGCTCACGGCCCAGGCTTGAGGGGCCCTCCGGGCAGCCTCCTGAGCCCAGGGGCCCATGGGGACCACAGAGCCCCGGACTTGCCTGGCGTGCTCCAGGGTCTGCACGTCACTGAGGTCGAAGGCTGTGATGATCACTGCACGCACGGGGGGAAGCCAGGAGCCGGTCAGCGACGGGAGGCAAGCAGGGCTGGACACGGGGGCTCCCCCGGGACGGCGGGGTGGCCCCCTCCGGGGGAGGGCGGAGGCTGGCAGGGAGACCCCGTGGCCGCCGAGGGGAGCCAGCCCCCCGCCTCTGACCCACACCCAGGGGCCCAGCCACAGGGGGGTCCAGGGAGGGAGCGCGGGGGGGGCCTCGACCCCCGAGAGCCTCCGCCTGCCCGTCCGCGACACGGCGAGGACCACGGCCACCTCGAGCTCTCAGGGTGGCTGTGAGGACTAAGCCGCGGCAGCTGTTTTAAAGCTCTTGGCCCGGGCTGGACGCGGGGCAGACTTTCCACGGCCGCCGTGCGGATGATCAGCAACAGCCGGCTTCGGGGGACGCTCTCTGAGGAgcgggggggggcagggaacCGGGAGCTGCAGCCCCCACGCCTGGGCTCCTCCCCTCACCGCCCTGTCTAGTCCCCTGCGCCCTGGGGGGTCCACGTGGAGACCATTCCTGCTCTCTCCTGGCCCCGGGGGTGTGAGCAGGGCTGGACGCCGGCCTCCCTCTGCACCCTGGCGGGAGCCTGCGGGAGGCCCGCCTGcgccctgccctggcagggggggatggggagtgaaggAGGAAACTGATGGTAGCGGTGACCGCGGCCGGGCTGCTGCCTGCAGGGCTGTGCCAGGCGCCTCACGCCTTATCCCCAGGGTGTGTCATCCCCGCCCCGCTCCAAGAAGAGGCCACGGCGGACGTGACAGAGCTGTCATTCCCACCCACGGCCAAGGCGCTCATGGTTTCCTGCTTTGGGTTTTTTCAAACCTTAATGAAAATGTGACTTTTAACACCAGTACTGAGTGGACATAACTGTGTCCCATCACCTGAGTCTGGCTTGGACCCTCAGACCGCTCGCTCCCACCTCCACCCGaagcccttctctctccttcctggtcagAGCAGGGGGCTTCTGCTGCCCCTGCCTGCTGACTGGGAGGCCTGCCCAGGGCCGGGCTGCTCGCGTGGAGGTGGTGGGAGAGGAGCTCTGCCTGCCCCCGCCGGGGGGcccacccccacacctcccctctggcccagccccacccccccgccccgagtcgACTGCGCTCTTCTTCCTGGGGTCTCTGCACGAGTGCCCCCCTCACTGAGCATCTTTCTGAGCTGAAACTGGGGCTGAGACTTTCAGGGAGCACCCGCTACCTCAGGGTCCCTAAAGCGGGTGGCTGCCGAGGCCAGCCTGGCCTCCGTGTTTCCTCAGTGCCTCTCGGAGGACAGGTCTGGCGCTTCCCTCCGTGAGCCCAGCAGGGAATTCCTGGGGAGCCCCTGCGGCACGTGGCTGAGTTCCCGCCCTTGCCATCACCTGGCGGCTCACCCTGGGCACCCCGGTAGTAGGTGGATGCGATGCACTTGAACTTCTCCTGCCCTGCGGTGTCCCAGCTGCGCCGTGGccgagagagaggaagggaagtggAGAGGTGGCAGGTTAAGCGATGGTCAGAGTGGTCTGAGCCAGCAGGCTGGTGGGGCCCTGGGCAGGAGACCCACGGGCCTGCACAGCTGCACGGGCGTTAGGAAGTGCCTGCTGCCAGCCAGCCGCCCCCAACCCCTTACGATCCCCTCCTAGGGCCCCTGTGGGGAGCCCCTCTCTGGAGGCACTGTGCTCGTGGGGGAGGGCACGGCCTGAGCAGTCCCGCTGCCTGGATGAACGGAGCTGTAGCTCAGCCCCTTCTGGCTGTGCCATAAAGGAGACAACGTGCCCACTGACATGGCTGCGCTCAAGACATGGAAGTCCACCTGCAGGGGCGGCCCTGGGAGGGGACTGGGGCTCTGCCGCTTGCTCATGTGTGACTGGGATGGGGCTCCACCGTCCCCACGGCAGCGGAGGGGTCACTCAGCTCCCTGCCTCGGGGTGGGGCGTCTGACCGGGACACGGTGTGCATCTCTGATCCGTTAGCGCTGGCTCTCTGGGGGAGCTGAGCCCTGGCTCCATGGGAAAGAATGCAACAATAGATTAACGATGTCTGCCATGGGCACAGCATGGGAGAGAGGAGGGTACCTGCCGAGATCTACACgccctggttgagaaccaggCTGGAGGTCAACACACAGAGCTGATCTGAAAATCCACCCCCTTTTAAAATCAACACATCAAAATTTAACTTTTCTCAGTAAACGGACAAGCAGACAAGCCACGGACAAGACACCAATAATCTGAGATTTTTCCAGGTGATCCAGCATGATGCAGGGCTGCTTGGCTTTCATTAATTCACTCATACTTTCATTTCTAAGATGACGCtgggtgggagctgggagggTGGCCTGGCGGTAGGGCCAGTTGGGTGGCTGGCAACGGCCTCAGTGTAGGACAAGGAGAGGCTGAGCCAGGAGAGCCCCCTGCTTCGTCCCGGGCCCTCTAATTAGACACGGCCGCTCTCCACAGCTCCAGCcaggccgccccccaccccccaccatcagCTTGAGCTGTctcactctcctgcctcctcaTCCCCTTGGTCCTGCGGCCCAGCGTCTTCACAGCCTCGTCTGCTCTGACCCTGTACCAGGGCAAGTAGATCTCGGCAGGTAACCGCCTCTCTCCCATGCCGTGCGAGGTTCGGTAGTACCACCTGCTCCAGGACGGCACTGGGGCTGGTCTCAGAGAAGACGGCCCTGTCTTGACACATGAGGAGCCGAGGCCCACGAGGGGGTGAGCTCCGCCATGGTCACCGTGAGCCCAAGCTCAGGCAGGGCACGGAGGCCCAAGGAGGGAATCCAGGGAGCAGGGCTGAGCGCCCGGGAAGGAGAACGAGGAGGAAGGGACCAGACAGAGGCCTGGGGAACGCCAGCAGGGGTGGCCACGcaggagaggtctgggctggcGACGAGGCAGGTACCGAAGGAGAGGTGCTCTGGTGGGAAGCGTGAGGCTGGGGGGAGACCCTGGGCTGCCCTGAGAGACCGAGGCGTGGGGTCTGGCAGGGAGGAGACAGACCCACAGacaggagagaggtgggggagtggAGCCGTGTGTGTGCGGGGAGCTTCAGGCCCCAGGAAAGCCTGTGGACCGTGCGGCCTCCACTAGAGCCGAGCGCACAGGGACCGGTTTTGGCCCCGTTCTCCGGGGGGGGACCAGAGGCTCAAGGGCCTGACGCAACCTGCCAGAGGCCACCCTGCTGGCCTGGCGAGTGGGATCACAGAGGGCCACGGGGAGAACTGGGGCGTGGGGGGTGCGCCCGGGGCCTCCTGCACGCGGGCCGAGGCCCTCCCCCAGGGGCTCCGCGAAGCCCGCCCACGACCACATGAGGGGACCACACGAGGTGCCGGCGACTCACATCTGGAGGCTGAAGGGGACCCCGACGACCTCGAAGCGCTCGATCTCAAAGTCCACCccgatggtggccttgtagtctCGGTCGAAAACGTCCTTGCAGAACCTGTGGGCACCGGGGAGGCCGTCGGTGGCCGAGCGCGAAGCCTTCGCTCCTGCCAGCCTGTGTCCGCCCTCGGGGAAGACCAGGCGGTGACGGAGCCGCCACGTGAACTCCGTGGAGACCAACGCGTGGGtcggccagggagggaggggagcctgTGGCCCCGGGGATGGTGAGAGCAGCCCCAGGCTCCCGGGACGCCGCACTCCCTGCGGACCCGCCATCCCCCCAGCGTCTCGCGCCCCCTCCCAGCAGCCACGCGGGCTCCACCACGACCTGCGACGGGGCCCCCCGGGGCAGGCACGGCCGGTGCGCACCTGTGGATGAGGCTGGTCTTGCCCACGTAGAGGTCGCCGACCACAACCACCTTGGAGAGTTTGAGCCTGTGAGGAGCACGGCGGGGGCTCTCAGGCAGCCCCACGAGAGCCTCTTCACACCCCCGGGCCCCTCCTTCCCTGCGTTCCCCACGCGTGATGGGCACGGGTCCCCTGGGACACACTCTGGGGCGTCTGTCCCCCTCACTGGCCCTCAGAGGGGAGGGCCGCAGGGCCTGCATTTGCTCTGGGGACTCTGCGGCCCTGACCCCACTGGGCCCGCGTCCCTGTCGTGAGACTCAGAGATGCGCCCCGCGGGAGGCTGAGTCTCAGGCTGAGGGAGCAGCGGGAGGAGCCCCAGGTGGGGCCGCGTCCCAGTCGGGCCCCCGGCTCCAGAACGGGCGGCCGCCTGGGAGCCGAGGAGACACGGCCTCTCCCTTGCAGGCGTGGCCAGGTGAGCTGCGCCAAGTCACCGGGTGACACGAAGGTGCCCTCTGCAGGCGGAGGAGGCTGGTGGCTTGGGCGTGACCCACGATCCCAGGAGAGCTGCTGTGCAAGGGCAGGACATGGAGAGGGAGGGGCGGCTGCCCTAGGGGAGCAGGGTCCCCTCTCCCCAGAGAGCCCGAGAACCTCAGAGCCCGGCCACATACTCTGCAAGCCCTGCAGGGGAGAGGGTGCTGGGGGTGTCCCCGCAGGCCcacagccccaggccctgcccccgtGCCTGGGTCCCGTACAGCTGGGCGGCCCTGCACCTGCACTGCtagttctgtgtgtgtggtgttttgctttgtttttgactCTGCCctgaggcttgcgggatcttagttccccaaccagggacggaacctgggccccggcagtgagatcgctgagtcctaaccgctggaccgccagggaggtccctgcgcGGCTGGTTCTGGAACAGGCGGCCCTGCCTGCTTCTCAGAGGGAGTAAAGGCATGGCCTTACAGCTGCGGGGCTCCCCTGCGCCCGCGTCCCCGCCTCCCGGCACGGAGTGTGTGGGGGGGTCGGGCGCTCGTCTGTGGGAAGCCCCTGGCGTGGAACGAGTACCCCCACGGCAGCGGCCACCACGCTCAGCCCACGACCACAGCCCCGGCGGCCATCCCGGCCTGAGCCCGGCCTCACCCTGGACCACCCGGGTCTCTCCCGCGGCCTCACCGTCCCCGTGTGACCCGTGAGCCCCTCAGGATGCAGGGCGGAAGCAGGACCCTGCACCTGTTCGCTAAGAAGGCGTGAGCGTGGCAGGCCCCCTGTGCCGCAGAGCCAGGCGGCGGAGGCAGGGACGGGGCGCGCACGGGCCTCCCCTCCTGCGTGTGGGCGGGCGTGGGACCCGGCGCCGCGCACAGGAGCACGGGGCAGGGGGCGCCTGCACCacgcgggcgggggcgggcctGGTGGGGGCTCAGGGGAGGCCCCAGGGACCTGCCTCGAAGGCCTGAAGGGCAGAAAATACTTGGGAGGGAACCGCCGCGCTCAGACCTCAGGGCCGGCTCGCCGAGGGGAGAGCTGCTCCTACAGCGCGTGTGGCCGGTAAAGCCGGAGGAACGGCCCGATGCTCCTGGGGCCGGTACGGGGCGGCGCCCGCGTGGTCTGCGCCTGCGTGGTCCGTGTACGAGGCTCTCGTGCGCAgccacacacgcacacgtgcgcccggccctccccaccctcccctggctGAGCGCTCACCCGACGGCCCCCGTGTTCCCGCGCTGGCAGGTGGCGCTGACCTGCCCGTGGAAGTGCTCCCGGAGCTGCAGGCAGGCGGTGGGCGTGTACCACtggaaacagacagacagacgcaCAGGCGGGCACATCACCCTGCGAAGCTCGCTGAGCGCGCAGCAGGTGGGGCCTTACTTCCCAGAGctccctccctcccgagcctGTCACATCCTCTACCTGGTCAGCACCTCGCGGGGCTCCAGGGTCTGTGAGCCCTGAGGAAGAGGAGCCGCGGGGCCGGGACACACCAGGGAGCCCAGGCGGGGACCCAGAGAGATGGGTCCGGCCGGGGGCAGCTGTGCCCTTGCTGCAGGCGTGTCACACCTCTGTCCCCTCTGGGGCTCCCCGGATGAGATGAGGGGTGGGCTGTAAGTGCCCTTTTAGGGCCAAGATCCTCCTACACCTTCTATGGGTCTCTGATGCCgttttggttttaaaaacatGCATATCCGTACACGGAAAATGTCCTGGAAGGCACATTTGTCTTACACATTTTTCAGAAGGCAGAACTGGGTAGTGGTCTAGAGTAAGGCCCCTATGTCCACCCTcagctgctgtgtgaccctgggcagttGCCTCATGTCTCTGAACTTCAATTTCTGCATCTGGAAAAACCTCAGAGACTTGGGGGCATGAAATGAGGTCGTGCTTGTAAAGCCACAGCACAGAGCCGGCCTGGGACATACATACTAAGTGCTCAGCAAGGACGCCGTGACACCTGTTGAATGCACGTTTGttctataattagaaaaaatgataTTAAACAGACGAAAGGTGACCATGACACTTTGCGGTCAGCGTGGCCGAGGCTAAGTGTGGCACGTGGCAGGACGGGGGAGGAGGCCATGTCAGAGACGGCTGCTGTGCTCTGCTGTGGTCCCCGGGCCACTGCTCTGTCCTTCAGGGCCCCTGTGGCTCTGCCCTAGTCCACCTGCCCTCTTGGCTCCGTGTGACCGAGGCCGTGGGGATGGTGAAGGAGCTTGGCCAAGGGCAAGGGCGGCGCCTCACGGagcctgtgtcctcatctgtcaGGCGAGGACACTCCTCACAGCACCTCTTGGTCTGCTCGCTGGAGGAGCAAGTGGACAGCGCAGACGAGAGCTCACCCAGGGCCCCTGGCCACACGGAGGCGTGTGGACCACCTCTTGGAAAAGCGGGCTGCTTTTCCA
Coding sequences within it:
- the RAB36 gene encoding ras-related protein Rab-36, with translation MRSSLMPLGPPVSRDRVITSFPKWYTPTACLQLREHFHGQVSATCQRGNTGAVGLKLSKVVVVGDLYVGKTSLIHRFCKDVFDRDYKATIGVDFEIERFEVVGVPFSLQIWDTAGQEKFKCIASTYYRGAQVIITAFDLSDVQTLEHARQWLEDVLRENEPGACVLFLVGTKKDLLSGAACRQAEAEAVRLANEMQAEYWSVSAKTGENVKPFFSRVAALAFELSVLQDLERRSSARLQVGDGDLVRMEGQPPETQDSKRASSLGCC